One Elaeis guineensis isolate ETL-2024a chromosome 10, EG11, whole genome shotgun sequence genomic window carries:
- the LOC105052360 gene encoding NAC domain-containing protein 46 isoform X2 encodes MGEKEWYFFCQKDRKYPTGVRTNRATEAGYWKATGKDKEIYRGKGILVGMKKTLVFYRGRAPKGEKTNWVMHEFRLEGRTQYHNLQRTSKDEWVVCRVFHKNIGIKRSSMAELVRRNSFGDGIMDSLIDPSYFSSNNRPSSSYVTAGDGGSFRGISTSNNLMPSNLTMLGLEDPQYNSLMTNGFPNTYNQESTPINFPRIPPQDPHVLLPGSSNLGYLHQEQAITKTLSGANDVSNGLKGTCKVEQLSNSVASQDTGLSHDMNTETSSAISKHEMEGYRFYDLDGLLAAGPVQDLDSLLKY; translated from the exons ATGGGAGAGAAGGAATGGTACTTCTTCTGTCAGAAGGACAGGAAGTACCCTACAGGCGTGAGGACAAATAGGGCCACAGAAGCCGGGTATTGGAAGGCCACAGGAAAGGATAAGGAGATCTATAGAGGGAAAGGGATCCTTGTGGGGATGAAGAAGACGCTTGTTTTCTACAGGGGAAGAGCTCCCAAAGGAGAGAAGACCAACTGGGTCATGCATGAATTCAGACTTGAAGGCAGGACCCAATACCATAATCTCCAGAGAACTTCAAAG GATGAATGGGTTGTGTGCAGGGTGTTCCATAAGAACATAGGAATCAAGAGAAGCTCGATGGCAGAGCTTGTGAGGAGGAACTCATTTGGAGATGGTATTATGGACTCTCTCATCGATCCTTCCTACTTCAGTTCTAACAACAGGCCTAGTTCGAGCTATGTCACTGCTGGAGATGGTGGCAGTTTTAGAGGGATTTCTACGAGCAACAATTTGATGCCTTCCAACCTCACCATGTTGGGTTTAGAGGATCCACAATACAACAGTCTCATGACTAATGGCTTCCCTAATACCTACAACCAAGAGAGCACACCGATTAACTTCCCAAGAATTCCTCCTCAAGATCCCCATGTCTTGCTTCCAGGATCATCCAACTTGGGCTACTTGCACCAGGAGCAAGCCATCACAAAAACTCTATCTGGGGCTAATGATGTATCAAATGGTTTAAAGGGTACTTGCAAGGTAGAGCAGTTGTCAAATTCAGTGGCCTCACAGGACACTGGATTGAGCCATGATATGAACACCGAGACATCCTCAGCCATATCCAAGCATGAGATGGAGGGCTACCGGTTCTACGATCTCGATGGTTTACTCGCTGCTGGACCAGTTCAAGATTTGGACAGTCTGTTGAAGTACTGA
- the LOC105052360 gene encoding NAC domain-containing protein 100 isoform X1 has protein sequence MGEVSVLAEEERMDLAPGFRFHPTDEEIITHYLLEKVMNPSFIARAVGEVDLNKCEPWDLPSRAKMGEKEWYFFCQKDRKYPTGVRTNRATEAGYWKATGKDKEIYRGKGILVGMKKTLVFYRGRAPKGEKTNWVMHEFRLEGRTQYHNLQRTSKDEWVVCRVFHKNIGIKRSSMAELVRRNSFGDGIMDSLIDPSYFSSNNRPSSSYVTAGDGGSFRGISTSNNLMPSNLTMLGLEDPQYNSLMTNGFPNTYNQESTPINFPRIPPQDPHVLLPGSSNLGYLHQEQAITKTLSGANDVSNGLKGTCKVEQLSNSVASQDTGLSHDMNTETSSAISKHEMEGYRFYDLDGLLAAGPVQDLDSLLKY, from the exons ATGGGAGAGGTCTCAGTGCTGGCCGAGGAGGAACGCATGGACTTGGCCCCCGGCTTTAGATTTCATCCCACAGATGAAGAGATCATAACTCACTACCTCTTAGAGAAGGTTATGAATCCTAGTTTCATTGCAAGAGCCGTAGGAGAGGTGGATTTGAACAAGTGTGAGCCTTGGGATCTTCCGA GCAGGGCTAAGATGGGAGAGAAGGAATGGTACTTCTTCTGTCAGAAGGACAGGAAGTACCCTACAGGCGTGAGGACAAATAGGGCCACAGAAGCCGGGTATTGGAAGGCCACAGGAAAGGATAAGGAGATCTATAGAGGGAAAGGGATCCTTGTGGGGATGAAGAAGACGCTTGTTTTCTACAGGGGAAGAGCTCCCAAAGGAGAGAAGACCAACTGGGTCATGCATGAATTCAGACTTGAAGGCAGGACCCAATACCATAATCTCCAGAGAACTTCAAAG GATGAATGGGTTGTGTGCAGGGTGTTCCATAAGAACATAGGAATCAAGAGAAGCTCGATGGCAGAGCTTGTGAGGAGGAACTCATTTGGAGATGGTATTATGGACTCTCTCATCGATCCTTCCTACTTCAGTTCTAACAACAGGCCTAGTTCGAGCTATGTCACTGCTGGAGATGGTGGCAGTTTTAGAGGGATTTCTACGAGCAACAATTTGATGCCTTCCAACCTCACCATGTTGGGTTTAGAGGATCCACAATACAACAGTCTCATGACTAATGGCTTCCCTAATACCTACAACCAAGAGAGCACACCGATTAACTTCCCAAGAATTCCTCCTCAAGATCCCCATGTCTTGCTTCCAGGATCATCCAACTTGGGCTACTTGCACCAGGAGCAAGCCATCACAAAAACTCTATCTGGGGCTAATGATGTATCAAATGGTTTAAAGGGTACTTGCAAGGTAGAGCAGTTGTCAAATTCAGTGGCCTCACAGGACACTGGATTGAGCCATGATATGAACACCGAGACATCCTCAGCCATATCCAAGCATGAGATGGAGGGCTACCGGTTCTACGATCTCGATGGTTTACTCGCTGCTGGACCAGTTCAAGATTTGGACAGTCTGTTGAAGTACTGA